One Salvia splendens isolate huo1 chromosome 1, SspV2, whole genome shotgun sequence genomic window, TAAGCATGAATGCACAACATTAGAATTGAATggtcaatatttattttgacaaattttGTAATGACATCGTGTgcaggaaataaaataaaaagtgatgaGAAAGCAATCCGATCTTCGACAATTTATGTCCAAAAGGAGAAAAACTCATGATAGTTCAAGCTCTCCGGCTTCAAGCTCTCTACCTTCAAGCTCTCCGGCTTCAAGCACTCCACTTTCAAGCTCTCCACCTTCAAGCTCTCCGGCTTCAAGCTCTCTACCTTCAAGCTCTCCGGCTTCAAGCACTCCACTTTCAAGCTCTCCACCTTCAAGCTCTCCGGCTTCAAATTCAATTGGTATTGTATCTCCTTCAGATGCTAGTGTGCCATTACTTGAGGAAGAATTGATTTATGATATCGAAAAACTTCATTATGATCCTATTAGAAGAACCGATATAATGAAATATCCTCCAAATGAGCGAGATACAATTAGGAGGGCGtatattatataatgatttatCATATGACTCGCACCCCCGAATAtaaattcctggatccgccactggttgTGGGCACAAGGGCTAGGctgtatataatttttttttatttgaacttTGCTCTATAAATATCATTCCACAACATTTTAAGGAAGAACaagtgttttttttgtttttaatttttttaaaaaattttaatttttaatttctagggtttgtaatttttaatttcccaaatgaacaatgaattttccgtgttataatTGCTCAACGTTTTTAATATTACGACAAAATAGTTAATGATGGTTATGACTTGTGAATAGTGTAATTTAATGTTTATGGCCCGACCTAGGCCAGAGTTGTGGAGTTGTGGCCTGACGCAGAAAATGAGAAGAATGATAAGGTGGAGAGGACGTGGGGCCTGGCCCCGGGCCATAGATGTGGATGATCTAAGGTGGTCAAGACTTGTGGTCCGCACACGTGTGATTTCACATGTATCTACCACTTTTTTTCCAGTACGATTTTATTGACAAATTATAATAAGTTTCTACCGTACTATTTATTTTCGTTTAGAAATTTCTCAATACAGTATCTGCATTTATTTAGTCGTATATTATTATCTCAGCCTCGTATTTAAGTCCCTTTATAAAAGATATGCATCTAATCTTCGTCTCTTCTACAGCCAGAGGTGCTAGAGGGGGCTTCAGCACCCCCAATCAAGTTTTGTTGTTTAAACATGGAGTATCTCTTAAATACATCATCGTTCTTTTGATCGATATCTCAATGTGACTAATCGATGGCTCCATATGTCAAAATATCATAACTAATAACACATTCAATTAAATGAAGAGTTTTAAGACTACATTACATGGTAAAAGCCATCGAAATCTAAATATCATCACTAAACTCATTTAAACCAAGGGtctcttttcctcatcttcctcGATTCCTATCTGAGCCCTGCTGCTGCTctcgtcttcttcttccccgTCTCGGGACTCCATTTCAACCTTCGCCTTTGGATTCGAGGCCCTCTTTGAAGACGGCTTGTTCTCCGGCAGCATCTTCAACACAATCCCCATTGTTATCAGCAGCAGTCCACTCCCATGTTGCTCTGTCAAAGGCTTTGTGAATATCATGTAGGACAGCAACAACGTCACCGCTTTCCTCGCAGTCGTCACCTGTCGTTGCAAAAGAAGAAGGCCAGACATTTATCAGGGATGTTTTATCTCTCTAACACATTTTTGATCGGATTACATACCATCGCTGTGGTGGCTGCCCCGAACAGGGCTATGAGGGAGAGGACCGAGACCTGCCCGATGAAGGTGGCCATGGCTTCGAAGATCAGAACTCCGTAAACATAGGGATGCTGCACAGAAACATGATGATCAATCATGTCATAAATCAACAAATTAGTagagttttcttcatatatGTGTATATACCTTTGAGCAAGAATCCCAAGCCGTGAAAAGTTCTCCTGTGAGCAACATTGGTGGGATCAAGAAGGGCATCCCCACGAGCGTGGAGCAGAAGAGCATCTCCGTCTGTGGAAACCACACAGCCATATTCATATAAATACACAACTATATAATCACATGTGCTAACTCTTTCTCATTCACACCTGTGTCGTCTCAGGATTCATGGTGAAGATAGCTTCCTGCAGATTCCCCAAGAAAGCATCCATAATCAGCGCCCCGGACACCATCATCACGCCTATCACGCTGAAATTGGGAGACGTTTGGGCGTCTGCCAGGGTGAACAGAATCAACCCGACAACCAAGAGCACAGCAGATATGTACTCGTGAGGAGGGTATTTCCGTCTCAGGTCAGGAATAAAGGCCCCCATCACCATCACCGGGAGAACCTGATGATATCCAAACAACACAGTATCAATATAGCAAGTTCAAACCATAAGGCAAAAAGCAGGATATGGATGAGAAAACGGGGGGACCTTGGTGGATTTGAACATGATCTGCGCGGGATAGTTGAGGAAGGCCAAGGAGCCCTTGGTGAGGCCATTGGAACCCATGAGCACAGCAGAGAGCTTGACATAACTCTTCCATGGATTCACCATTTGCTTGGTGGTGAATCCTTGGATATATATCAGCAAAATGTACACCCATCCTTGCACAAAGGTGAAGTACCATCCATAACTGTAAGGAAATAACACCAACATTATTGCAAATTTCTTTTATAATTAAGGGGTGGATTAAGTCAAGTGTTACCTGAACTGAAGTCTGTTATACACATATTCCTGAAATTTTCATGATAAATTTGTCAGTGTTTAACAACACACACACAGTGAGAGGGACTAATGAGTCAAAGATTGAATCCATGTGTAGTAAATGGTAAATTCATGAGAATAAGAACAAACAGTAACAAAGGTGATTAAGAGTTAAGACGATCTGTGAGTTTTCTGAAACAGAACGAGTGTGATCTGTGATTCAACGTGGAGTAAACAACTCTCTCTCTGTCACACACACGAGAACAGTTGACGAACAAGACAATATTAACACCACAAAAGCGTAAGCGGTGGAGGAAACAAACAAcctgatgattccgcgaattattgatgttaataaatgctggtagagaatgaagattatgacgcagagaattttacgtggttcgatttactgaggtaaatctacgtccacggggagaaatgggggcaggtttgtattgcttgatctgcgaattacagcttacaacacagacttgctatatgattaattctctagagagattctaacctcttctatcagatctaagttctatttatataatgaactcagatcatggcttgcgtcaccaccctaagtcgtggatgtcgtgtaggttatggcctaagatcgtgggtgaagcgtaggtcatggcctacgatcgtggcctgaactgacatcacgtggtagtgggtgtgttggacatccggtatgggtccactaactccttgttcggtcgaataccgagaccgaactgctttggttgccgatctgagagtagagcttgatgccgacctgagagcagagcttgattggttggcttttaccgagctgtaggctgaggccgaactctttggtaatgccgaactgaactcttgggctttgggctggccgagctgtcactgctattgggcttgtttagtacgtaccccatcactaccccccccgaaaagcgaagtgaatcacttcggcgaagcgagtcacttcggcattctgcaAAAGGggacgggggaggctgaagtcaggggacgtgccctgcgcgtgactgcattaaatgcggcattaaatgcgacagtaaaatccggccgtcgaatcctgaaaaggtgggatatgaaacggtgcgatgatttgaaatcttttccaaatctgataaataccgcctttcttcatcatttgaacacctttgctattggcttcttctgcactctctatcttttgcgtgaaaaatttccttccgctttcaaaaatttcctcaggatttcttcaaactttcaaagagtaagaaaaatgtcttcttcttcttcttcggtgtcgggtagcggtaggaaaggggataaggggtcttctagccggaaagaatccggggagaagaccgtagagtattttcacagtatcttgagtaaggatactgtgatatcccttcacgagaaatattttttacctggggggaaggcggtggttcccgacgatgatcatagggctaacgacccgccggagggttatgccaccgtttacgaagcctgcttagaatgcgggcttcgttttcctcttcccccaccttttgtagagcttcttgatttttttcaactccctttaggtcaggtgactccgaactcttggaggcacttatcggcttttgctgccgaactgcgtaggctagataaggatctgtctctgagggcaatccttaattttttccagtttaaaaggaagggatcttggttttacttgatccccttacagccttttagggccttctgcaaaaccaagtggccgaaatggcaaaaccgtttctttttttataataggacttcggctccgggctttccttggagaaggccgaagtccgtgattccccatcctcggttagaaccgttggccgagcttgagggcgagctcaataagattcctatgattaggaaacagtattcggaaactgagctcgtcaagggcgacctcgtgttcaatatctcgtcttcggacgaagaggccgagggtgaggatttctctttatctttatgctctactgctttaacgaagaaaactaaccttgttttcttgctttttggcagtgttcatgctgaataaggctatccgaaagtcctccgagcttgaggagccggagaaagagaaggctaccagctcggcgcctgatgccgagaagaatccgaagaggcaaaagacctcttcgggtccaaagaagccggagtcgacttcggcaagtaggaaggggaggacccagaagcccccgagagcgccagagaaagacgtggtcttggcgcctccttcggagcatatctgtgagccatttttatggcccacggacttcgccgaggtgaattgtcttcttgattctttggcctggcttctgtcctgtatttttggtgccctctgttgacttttttccttatccattttcagaggaacgatatgctttccaagctcgtcgccgtcgaactttccaaagcgtccaatgactatgccgagatgcagaggaagttggcggctgcttgtcatcgggccgaacaggctgaggctaaatttgagaaggccagagctgctaggatttcggcccaggatgaagctcagtttgccaaaaaccagctcgtcatccagcgagagcaggcgaagcggagcgatgctgccgccgtggttgcccaaggagagggtctccgtgtttacacggagaaactctttttgagcagccagttctcggcctttgtcggtagtctggtaaggctaattgccgataagggcgagcagggggccgacgtcgtgctgcctctgtacagccgagagatagcagctcggcttcagaatctgccgctccttgaggagctcgcttcatcttcggtcctgctttctgcagaccgagtccggagttgtcgagctgatcgggacgagaacctggaggctatctttgcctccgtgggacccgtttcacccgcttcgacttacaacggagagggtgaggccgagccgctggagcgggaggccgaagtcgatcaggccgggcatccggagaaggaggccgatcaggaggcggaggcgaggccggcaggaggcgaggccgaggctgaggtagcccaggagaaggaagctgtaccagaccgaggagccggagacgaagcaggcggagtatgatttcgtctcccttctcttagtctagtttcttccttgtaaaatggccttgaagccctag contains:
- the LOC121794484 gene encoding UDP-galactose/UDP-glucose transporter 4-like codes for the protein MKNEEQARSLFGISLTERPRWHQFLICSTGFFFGYLVNGICEEYVYNRLQFSYGWYFTFVQGWVYILLIYIQGFTTKQMVNPWKSYVKLSAVLMGSNGLTKGSLAFLNYPAQIMFKSTKVLPVMVMGAFIPDLRRKYPPHEYISAVLLVVGLILFTLADAQTSPNFSVIGVMMVSGALIMDAFLGNLQEAIFTMNPETTQTEMLFCSTLVGMPFLIPPMLLTGELFTAWDSCSKHPYVYGVLIFEAMATFIGQVSVLSLIALFGAATTAMVTTARKAVTLLLSYMIFTKPLTEQHGSGLLLITMGIVLKMLPENKPSSKRASNPKAKVEMESRDGEEEDESSSRAQIGIEEDEEKRPLV